A window from Diachasmimorpha longicaudata isolate KC_UGA_2023 chromosome 5, iyDiaLong2, whole genome shotgun sequence encodes these proteins:
- the LOC135162043 gene encoding N-alpha-acetyltransferase 38, NatC auxiliary subunit, whose product MKETSNSVTENNECVLGNGETSPSEETSGKRKLRSWLNRLLRIKMTDGRVLTGAFLCTDRDANVILGSCEEFLSEDHTEARALGLVMVPGRHIVSIHLDPWWIENEKTS is encoded by the exons atgaaagaaaCGTCGAATTCTGTGACAGAAAACAACGAGTGTGTTCTTGGAAATGGAGAG ACATCACCGAGTGAGGAGACTTCTGGCAAACGAAAGCTACGTTCCTGGTTGAATCGActgttgagaataaaaatgactGATGGAAGGGTCCTTACAGGTGCGTTCTTATGCACTGATCGAGATGCTAACGTTATTCTCGGTTCATGCGAGGAATTTCTCTCCGAGGATCACACAGAAGCGAGGGCACTGGGGCTCGTGATGGTGCCAGGTCGTCACATCGTCTCAATTCATCTCGATCCCTGGtggattgaaaatgaaaaaacatccTAA
- the LOC135162037 gene encoding uncharacterized protein LOC135162037: protein MAFRYAMRSLCKMRGVTMVGIGIFAKCEGFETSGLKEEQRVKFQVKDFEKLSFDYLIKQSSIEAVNSASQALTVTYSAIEITSNEYRELLGQLINLMEETMITEISDEHQDLIIEVRLEMESKKEVLTRLLGYMEYVQEMAKAVTNVSFLAGMDNLSISLSERMEDAQKQKEREVCDNKKLETEYYKIQEQCVRQGETREKSRSSDSANVPEELDLD from the exons ATGGCATTTAGATATGCAATGAGGAGTCTCTGTAAGATGAGAGGGGTAACCATG GTGGGAATCGGAATATTTGCAAAATGCGAGGGTTTTGAAACTAGCGGTTTGAAAGAGGAGCAGCGCGTTAAGTTTCAGGTGAAGGACTTTGAAAAACTGTCATTCGATTATCTCATAAAACAGTCTAGCATTGAGGCAGTTAATAGTGCCAGCCAGGCACTTACTGTCACATATTCAGCTATTGAGATCACTAGCAATGAGTACAG GGAACTCTTGGGGCAACTGATCAATCTGATGGAGGAGACAATGATTACCGAGATCAGTGATGAACATCAAGATTTAATTATCGAAGTTAGGCTGGAGATGGAGAGCAAGAAAGAAGTTTTGACT CGACTCCTAGGGTACATGGAATACGTCCAGGAAATGGCAAAAGCGGTGACGAACGTAAGTTTTCTCGCTGGAATGGATAATCTATCAATTTCGTTGTCTGAAAGGATGGAAGATGCACAGAAACAAAAGGAGAGAGAGGTTTGTGACAACAAAAAACTGGAGACAGAGTACTACAAAATCCAAGAACAATGTGTAAGACAAG GTGAAACGAGAGAGAAGTCCAGGAGTTCAGACAGTGCGAATGTGCCGGAAGAGTTGGATTTGGACTAG